The following proteins are encoded in a genomic region of Thermococcus pacificus:
- the ileS gene encoding isoleucine--tRNA ligase: MIKEPEFREYSPGKLEEKIERFWEENNTYEKVKASRANGPKYYFLDGPPYVSGAIHLGTAWNKIIKDMVIRFRSMQGYNVRRQPGFDMHGLPIEVKVEQALGLKVKKDIETEIGVDNFIKKCKEFALNNLKIMTEQFKQLGIWMDWDDPYMTIKNEYIESGWFTLKRAWEKGLLEKDKRVLHWCPRCETALAEHEVRGEYKIRKDPSIYVKFPIEGKENEYLLIWTTTPWTLPANLAVTVHPEYEYARVRVETEKGEEYWIIAKALVERVLSEVGVKGEIVEEFKGEELEGIRYVHVLMDEYPAQKEFREKYEWAHRVILGEHVTLEDGTGLVHTAPGHGEEDFEVGQKYGLPVYSPVDDEGRYTEGFWKGTYVKDADREIIEHLTEKGYLVKAGEIEHKYPHCWRCKTPLIFRATDQWFLKVSRVKDKIIKENDEKVTWYPDWVKVRYDNGVMNSGDWVISRQRYWGIPLPIWQSEDGEIYVVGSFKELVEKSVAIEVNGERIELPEDYNEKLKIIEEKLGPEDLHRPYVDAFIIKVNGKEMRRVKDVVDVWFDSGIASWASLGYPRNKELFEKLWPADFIVEGEDQVTKWFYSQQAASVIAFDTVPYRKVAMHGYVLDEKGDKMSKSLGNIIRPEEVVQKEGRDPFRFYMLWATNPWENLRFSWKGLEQVKRMLNILWNVYVLSATYMSLDNFDPTKLKPEELPFREEDKWILSRVNSLIGEVTEGIETFRLTRATRAIYNFVVEDLSRWYVRLIRKRMWVEGDDPDKLTAYYTVWKVFDVLLRLMAPFTPYIAEEIYQNLMRPFLGVESVHMLDWPKADEKAVDEELEREMDVVRKIVEAGSSARQRAKIKLRYPVRRIIIETEDETVKKAVERLNRLLKDQLNAKEVAVGKVERELIIKPNFAKVGPEFKGDARLVTKWISEHGRELYEKGEMDVEIEGKTFHLTREHLTVEEKLPDFLVAEEFEGGKVFIDKTLTRELLAEGLAREFVRRIQEMRKRLDLDVNDRIKVTIETTDENRELLSENLDYITGETRAVEVIFGEAKGYVVEWPEVEAKIGIEKVEG; this comes from the coding sequence ATGATTAAAGAGCCGGAGTTTAGGGAGTACAGCCCAGGGAAGCTTGAGGAGAAGATAGAGCGCTTTTGGGAGGAGAACAACACCTACGAGAAGGTCAAGGCCAGCAGGGCCAACGGCCCGAAGTACTACTTCCTCGACGGGCCGCCCTACGTCAGCGGTGCCATACACCTCGGAACTGCCTGGAACAAGATCATCAAGGACATGGTGATACGCTTTAGGAGCATGCAGGGCTACAACGTCCGCAGACAGCCGGGCTTTGACATGCACGGCCTTCCAATAGAGGTCAAGGTCGAGCAGGCCCTCGGGCTCAAGGTCAAGAAGGACATAGAGACCGAGATAGGCGTTGACAACTTCATAAAGAAGTGTAAGGAGTTCGCCCTCAACAACCTCAAAATCATGACCGAGCAGTTCAAGCAGCTCGGAATATGGATGGACTGGGACGACCCCTACATGACCATAAAGAACGAGTACATCGAATCGGGCTGGTTCACGCTCAAGAGGGCCTGGGAGAAGGGGCTTTTGGAGAAGGACAAGCGCGTTCTTCACTGGTGCCCACGCTGTGAGACTGCTCTCGCTGAACACGAGGTCCGCGGCGAGTACAAAATAAGGAAGGACCCGAGCATCTACGTAAAGTTCCCGATTGAGGGCAAAGAAAACGAATACCTCCTCATCTGGACTACTACGCCCTGGACGCTCCCGGCCAACTTGGCTGTAACCGTTCATCCAGAATATGAGTACGCCAGGGTTAGGGTCGAGACCGAGAAGGGCGAGGAATACTGGATAATAGCAAAGGCCCTCGTCGAGCGCGTTCTTTCCGAGGTCGGCGTTAAGGGTGAAATCGTTGAGGAGTTCAAGGGAGAAGAGCTCGAGGGAATCCGCTACGTCCACGTCCTCATGGATGAGTATCCAGCTCAAAAGGAGTTCCGCGAGAAGTACGAGTGGGCCCACAGGGTTATCCTCGGCGAGCACGTAACGCTGGAGGACGGTACCGGTTTAGTCCACACCGCCCCCGGCCACGGTGAGGAGGACTTCGAGGTCGGCCAGAAATACGGCCTGCCGGTTTACAGCCCCGTTGACGACGAGGGACGCTACACCGAGGGCTTCTGGAAGGGAACCTACGTCAAGGACGCTGACAGAGAGATAATTGAGCACCTCACAGAGAAGGGCTACCTCGTTAAAGCTGGAGAGATAGAGCACAAGTACCCGCACTGCTGGCGCTGTAAGACGCCGCTCATATTCCGCGCCACGGACCAGTGGTTCCTCAAGGTCAGCAGGGTCAAGGACAAAATAATCAAAGAGAACGACGAGAAGGTCACCTGGTACCCCGACTGGGTGAAGGTTCGCTACGACAACGGCGTCATGAACAGCGGCGACTGGGTTATAAGCAGGCAGCGCTACTGGGGAATTCCGCTCCCAATATGGCAGAGTGAAGACGGCGAGATATACGTCGTTGGAAGCTTTAAGGAGCTGGTCGAGAAGAGCGTGGCGATAGAAGTTAACGGCGAGAGGATAGAGCTCCCTGAGGACTACAACGAGAAGCTCAAAATCATAGAGGAGAAGCTCGGGCCGGAAGACCTGCACAGGCCCTACGTTGATGCCTTCATCATAAAGGTGAACGGTAAGGAAATGCGCCGCGTCAAGGACGTCGTGGATGTATGGTTCGACAGTGGAATAGCAAGCTGGGCCTCCCTTGGCTACCCGAGGAACAAGGAGCTCTTCGAGAAGCTCTGGCCGGCTGACTTCATTGTTGAAGGCGAGGACCAGGTCACCAAGTGGTTCTACTCCCAGCAGGCCGCGAGCGTTATAGCCTTCGACACCGTCCCCTACAGGAAGGTCGCCATGCACGGCTACGTCCTCGACGAGAAGGGCGACAAGATGAGCAAGAGCCTCGGCAACATCATAAGGCCTGAGGAGGTCGTCCAGAAAGAAGGGCGCGACCCCTTCAGGTTCTACATGCTCTGGGCCACCAACCCGTGGGAGAACCTCCGCTTCAGCTGGAAGGGCCTTGAGCAGGTCAAGAGGATGCTCAACATACTGTGGAACGTCTACGTGCTCAGCGCAACCTACATGAGCCTCGACAACTTCGACCCGACCAAGCTCAAGCCTGAGGAGCTTCCCTTCAGGGAGGAGGACAAATGGATACTCAGCAGGGTCAACAGCCTCATAGGTGAGGTTACCGAGGGTATAGAGACCTTCAGGCTGACGAGGGCGACGAGGGCCATCTACAACTTCGTCGTCGAGGATTTAAGCAGGTGGTATGTCAGGCTCATCAGGAAGCGCATGTGGGTTGAGGGCGACGACCCCGATAAGCTTACCGCTTACTACACCGTCTGGAAGGTCTTCGACGTTCTGCTCAGGCTCATGGCGCCGTTCACGCCCTACATAGCCGAGGAAATCTACCAGAACCTCATGAGGCCGTTCCTCGGCGTCGAGAGCGTTCACATGCTTGACTGGCCAAAAGCCGATGAGAAGGCCGTAGACGAAGAGCTCGAGCGCGAGATGGACGTTGTAAGAAAAATCGTTGAGGCAGGCTCTTCAGCGAGGCAGAGGGCGAAGATAAAGCTCCGCTACCCGGTGAGGAGGATAATCATCGAGACCGAGGACGAGACCGTTAAGAAGGCAGTAGAGAGGCTTAACCGCCTGCTGAAGGACCAGCTCAACGCCAAGGAAGTTGCCGTTGGAAAAGTCGAGCGCGAGCTCATCATAAAGCCGAACTTCGCGAAAGTTGGCCCGGAGTTCAAGGGCGACGCCAGGCTCGTAACCAAGTGGATAAGCGAGCACGGCAGGGAGCTCTACGAGAAGGGCGAGATGGACGTTGAAATCGAGGGCAAGACCTTCCACCTCACGAGGGAGCACCTCACTGTTGAGGAGAAGCTGCCGGACTTCCTCGTTGCTGAGGAGTTCGAGGGTGGAAAGGTGTTCATCGACAAGACCCTCACGAGGGAGCTTTTAGCGGAAGGCCTTGCCAGGGAGTTCGTGAGGAGGATACAGGAGATGCGCAAGCGCCTAGATTTGGACGTCAACGACCGCATTAAGGTCACGATAGAGACCACCGACGAGAACCGTGAGCTTCTCAGCGAGAACCTCGACTACATAACGGGCGAAACGAGAGCCGTTGAGGTAATCTTTGGTGAAGCAAAGGGCTACGTTGTCGAGTGGCCCGAGGTTGAGGCAAAGATAGGGATTGAGAAGGTCGAAGGCTAA
- the yjjX gene encoding inosine/xanthosine triphosphatase has translation MRIAVGSTNPTKVLAVKEVMEMIYGDVEVFGVEVESGVPDQPVGIEETIRGAINRARQALEKGNADMGVGIEAGIYPVPNSLTGYFDIQFCAILDREGWLTIGHGPGFEYPPYVIKRIKEGVEAGKAMDELVGEKDLKRKTGAIGYLTHGILPRKELNKLAVLMAMVPRMNPELFGLKDVPSPTAPRSPLTGV, from the coding sequence GTGAGGATTGCAGTTGGCTCAACCAACCCGACGAAGGTTCTGGCCGTTAAAGAGGTCATGGAGATGATTTACGGGGACGTCGAAGTCTTTGGCGTTGAAGTCGAGAGTGGAGTGCCGGACCAGCCCGTTGGAATTGAGGAGACCATCAGAGGGGCAATAAACCGCGCCAGGCAAGCCCTGGAAAAGGGAAACGCAGACATGGGAGTTGGAATAGAGGCAGGCATTTACCCAGTTCCAAACTCGCTCACGGGCTATTTTGACATCCAGTTCTGCGCCATCCTCGATAGAGAGGGATGGCTCACCATAGGCCACGGCCCGGGCTTTGAGTATCCGCCGTACGTGATCAAGAGGATAAAAGAGGGAGTTGAGGCGGGAAAGGCCATGGACGAGCTCGTCGGGGAGAAGGACCTGAAGAGGAAAACCGGTGCCATAGGTTACCTCACGCACGGAATCTTGCCGAGAAAGGAGCTGAACAAGCTTGCCGTGCTCATGGCTATGGTTCCGCGGATGAATCCAGAACTCTTCGGTTTGAAAGATGTGCCCTCCCCGACCGCCCCCCGCTCACCGCTCACGGGGGTGTGA
- a CDS encoding DMT family transporter — MNRSEAVLLGITAIWGFTFPAMKVSLDYLPPMLFLAYRFGIASFLMLILFRSKVLRKETFREGFLLGLTLFFGHGFQIVGLKYTTASNSAFITSLYVVFTPFIAYFLLGDRLRPRDAVSLVVALTGLYLISGASLSLNHGDLLTVLCALSFAFQIVLVQRFGEKDYLSLAFWQITWNFVFSLAFALLFEPLVIPTDPLPWAGILYTSIFATVIAFTLQVKHQRNTSAHKAALIYSSEPIFGHVAAFLTIGEVLSVEGYIGALLIMAAIWNEVRHDHFS, encoded by the coding sequence ATGAACCGCTCAGAGGCAGTTCTACTTGGGATCACTGCGATATGGGGCTTTACCTTCCCGGCGATGAAGGTTAGTCTCGACTACCTCCCGCCGATGCTCTTCCTGGCCTACCGCTTTGGGATAGCCTCCTTCCTCATGCTAATTCTCTTCAGGTCAAAGGTTTTGAGGAAAGAGACCTTCAGGGAGGGCTTCCTTCTCGGGTTGACTCTCTTCTTTGGCCACGGCTTCCAGATAGTTGGTCTAAAATACACGACTGCCTCAAACTCGGCATTTATAACCTCGCTTTACGTCGTCTTCACGCCCTTCATAGCTTACTTTCTCCTCGGGGACAGACTCAGGCCCAGGGACGCCGTTTCGCTGGTGGTTGCGCTCACCGGTCTCTACCTAATCTCGGGGGCCAGTCTGAGCCTCAACCACGGCGACCTGCTCACAGTACTCTGTGCCCTCAGCTTCGCCTTCCAGATAGTCCTCGTGCAGAGGTTTGGAGAGAAGGACTACCTCAGCCTGGCCTTCTGGCAGATAACGTGGAACTTCGTCTTTTCCCTTGCCTTCGCTCTCCTCTTCGAGCCCCTGGTCATTCCAACGGACCCGCTGCCGTGGGCAGGGATCCTGTACACGTCGATATTCGCCACGGTCATTGCGTTCACGCTCCAGGTGAAGCACCAGAGGAACACGAGCGCCCACAAAGCGGCCCTGATATACTCCTCTGAGCCAATATTCGGCCACGTTGCGGCGTTTCTAACCATAGGGGAGGTTCTCAGTGTAGAGGGCTACATCGGGGCGCTCCTCATAATGGCGGCCATATGGAACGAGGTGCGGCATGATCATTTTTCCTAA
- a CDS encoding 4Fe-4S dicluster domain-containing protein: MGDEERLWILVTPDKCSGCRLCEIACSLEHEGIIWPEASRIRVYELLPGVNVPHTCVQCPDYPCVNACNFDALSVDEVTGAVLVNEEKCIECGACVLACPGNVPRIPAGKGSVVICDLCGGEPKCVEVCHEAGHDALTLVKGNYRSIYRTFAKDPIEKSAELARKMYGEELMG; encoded by the coding sequence ATGGGCGATGAGGAAAGATTGTGGATTCTGGTAACCCCCGATAAGTGCAGCGGCTGCAGACTCTGCGAGATAGCCTGTTCCCTGGAGCACGAGGGAATAATATGGCCAGAGGCTTCCCGCATCAGGGTATACGAGCTCCTCCCCGGCGTCAACGTCCCCCACACCTGCGTCCAGTGCCCGGATTATCCGTGCGTGAACGCGTGCAACTTCGATGCGCTGAGTGTTGACGAAGTGACCGGTGCCGTGCTGGTGAACGAAGAGAAGTGCATCGAGTGCGGCGCCTGCGTTCTGGCATGTCCGGGCAACGTCCCGAGGATTCCAGCAGGAAAGGGGAGCGTCGTGATATGCGACCTCTGCGGTGGGGAGCCGAAGTGCGTGGAGGTCTGCCACGAGGCGGGCCACGACGCTTTAACGCTCGTTAAGGGCAACTACCGCTCGATCTACAGGACATTCGCGAAGGACCCGATCGAGAAGAGCGCCGAGCTGGCGAGAAAAATGTACGGGGAAGAGCTTATGGGGTGA
- a CDS encoding aldehyde ferredoxin oxidoreductase family protein, which produces MKGYAGKLLDVNLSTGDVKTVELDEDMLRFYGGRGLGTYILWRELGERWESIDPLGEENLLLILTGPLTGYYPGIKTAVVSKSPESNGVVGSVLSSEVGIELKSAGYDGIIIRGKASEPVYLFINDDEVEIRDASKYWGMGGLELHKTLLKEVHEELRKKGKLKGVPKEPAMMYIGRGGEEKVRFAAIMSKLMHAAGYGGFGAVMGSKNLKAVLVKGNGPLPEVHDPERFKSLLREFQRELLTLTTFRQWGTGAGGYSVGKDRSSQPIRNWQEEYHDDERISVVNFELKAWVKKYWADYGCPVNCMKISYLRYGPYKGAITDAPDYELMAYMGTNLGIFEPEKIVYLSYLVDELGLDGINAGNVLGFAAELYQRGILTEEDLGFKLEWGDEKAFARLLELIVRGEGIGKVLAEGTYRAAKRISEMKGVDAMRYAVHVKGIGVGAHGVRSGLDYTRDISYAVSVQGGDHTATAGLPARSYEGEMVNAFYDSAVICMFTTRPGFERIIEFGNAITGFELTPEKWFNEMGLRIIHLQRILLLLGGPDVYWDPRRDDDNPPRFYEPLPSGPVKGSAPTKEEIQEKARQYYEEIGYDEHGIPREDVLEELGLGEAKREVKRIRKRLGL; this is translated from the coding sequence ATGAAGGGCTACGCTGGAAAGCTCCTTGACGTTAATCTGAGCACGGGGGACGTGAAAACCGTCGAGCTCGACGAGGACATGCTCCGCTTCTACGGCGGCAGGGGGCTCGGCACTTACATCCTCTGGAGGGAGCTCGGCGAGCGGTGGGAGAGTATTGACCCGCTCGGCGAGGAGAACCTCCTCCTGATCCTCACCGGCCCGCTGACCGGCTACTACCCCGGAATAAAAACCGCAGTGGTTTCAAAGTCCCCGGAGAGCAACGGTGTGGTGGGAAGCGTCCTGAGCAGCGAGGTGGGGATAGAGCTCAAGAGCGCGGGCTACGACGGGATAATAATCCGCGGAAAGGCCAGTGAGCCGGTTTACCTTTTCATCAACGACGACGAGGTGGAAATCAGGGACGCCTCAAAGTACTGGGGCATGGGAGGCCTTGAGCTCCACAAAACCCTGCTGAAGGAAGTCCACGAGGAGCTAAGGAAAAAGGGCAAACTGAAGGGAGTCCCGAAGGAGCCGGCGATGATGTACATCGGCAGGGGCGGAGAGGAGAAGGTGAGGTTCGCGGCGATAATGAGCAAGCTGATGCATGCCGCTGGTTACGGCGGCTTTGGGGCTGTCATGGGTAGCAAGAACCTCAAGGCAGTTCTGGTTAAAGGCAATGGGCCGTTGCCGGAGGTCCACGACCCGGAGAGGTTCAAGTCCCTTCTCAGGGAGTTCCAGCGGGAACTTTTGACCCTCACCACCTTCCGCCAGTGGGGGACAGGGGCAGGCGGCTATAGCGTCGGTAAAGACCGCTCAAGCCAGCCGATCAGAAACTGGCAGGAGGAGTACCACGACGACGAGAGGATAAGCGTGGTGAACTTTGAGCTCAAGGCCTGGGTGAAGAAGTACTGGGCCGACTACGGCTGTCCCGTCAACTGCATGAAGATATCCTACCTCCGCTACGGGCCGTATAAAGGCGCAATAACAGACGCGCCCGACTACGAGCTCATGGCATACATGGGCACGAACCTCGGAATATTCGAGCCCGAAAAGATTGTCTACCTATCCTACCTAGTTGATGAGCTCGGCCTCGACGGGATAAACGCGGGCAACGTCCTCGGCTTCGCCGCGGAGCTCTACCAGAGGGGAATCCTCACGGAGGAAGACCTCGGCTTCAAGCTCGAATGGGGCGACGAGAAGGCCTTCGCGAGGCTCCTTGAGCTGATAGTCAGGGGAGAGGGCATCGGAAAAGTCCTCGCCGAGGGGACCTACCGTGCGGCGAAGCGCATCTCGGAGATGAAGGGCGTGGATGCTATGCGCTACGCTGTCCACGTCAAGGGGATTGGAGTGGGTGCCCACGGTGTCAGGAGCGGCCTTGACTACACGAGGGACATAAGCTACGCCGTCTCGGTCCAGGGAGGCGACCACACTGCAACCGCCGGTCTGCCCGCGAGGAGCTACGAGGGCGAGATGGTGAACGCCTTCTACGACTCCGCCGTTATATGCATGTTCACGACGAGACCGGGCTTCGAGCGTATCATAGAGTTCGGAAACGCAATTACGGGCTTTGAGCTGACACCGGAGAAGTGGTTCAACGAGATGGGTTTGAGAATAATCCACCTGCAGAGGATCCTTCTCCTCCTCGGAGGGCCCGACGTTTACTGGGACCCAAGAAGGGATGATGACAACCCGCCCAGGTTCTACGAACCACTGCCAAGCGGCCCAGTTAAGGGGAGTGCTCCTACCAAGGAGGAGATACAGGAGAAGGCTCGCCAGTACTACGAAGAGATTGGCTACGACGAGCACGGGATCCCAAGGGAGGACGTCCTGGAGGAACTCGGCCTCGGCGAGGCGAAGCGCGAGGTGAAGCGTATAAGAAAGCGCCTCGGCCTCTGA
- a CDS encoding MoaD/ThiS family protein, translated as MRVTLVLYGEHALKHGPRRELEVEEGKSVRELLRELGISPAEHHILVNERKVTDCRLKDGDVVKVLPVVYGG; from the coding sequence ATGAGAGTGACCCTCGTCCTCTACGGCGAGCATGCCCTAAAACACGGGCCGCGAAGGGAGCTTGAGGTGGAAGAGGGGAAGAGCGTCAGAGAGCTACTGCGGGAGCTCGGGATAAGCCCGGCCGAGCACCACATCCTGGTGAACGAGAGGAAGGTCACTGACTGCAGGCTCAAAGACGGGGACGTCGTTAAGGTGCTCCCCGTTGTTTACGGGGGCTGA
- a CDS encoding glycoside hydrolase yields MFMKYAHHFHAYQPGDIVYVHDGDGSKPIEYEERKSPVAVKIRGEEVRGENWTRAMLYSYEHISDTLSRMKGISVDIEPFTFLMLLRYHRKAFEETVGLLQGFDAVPTTPFHPIVPHLDEFEQRILAKVSFDFYTPFTGEKDVIGYWLPEAVITRKSASIVESSTDKRLVFLLDERQLLYDFPQAKHSCNRYGNSFVFGREWRISDAFAFNTLDVPGLVSATLAYRDDYKENLGVPYLLFTASDLESLLGNPAQLDRFTAWMGGLEENGVERVSAMEFVRKKLSGEFRRLDGECSFEMGVKDYSAWSDYFDLSLDGKTSDSRWLGYRRADGKVFAREVKGRKVSQVWKVAFTRLFEELNRFVRLGVLKGLEDLGVGSQNAEEFLVRYARVFFRDYYDYFGVETSLGYVLEPVNGDREALKLGRAYYLMLLANHSCPRFWENLDTRVSFGNVSAIAKAIIELMRYFDGSETKSIFIEAYLRLLNFEGLHHLWDLGSMEGLEGWETTENAWSEALKPEVPNSGYNVVTRAALYVGKRDLRGELRSLIEPYNLEWAVADTGHIPGEVHGHWENSEWCEHRN; encoded by the coding sequence ATGTTCATGAAGTACGCCCACCACTTCCACGCATACCAGCCCGGCGATATAGTCTACGTTCATGACGGCGACGGTTCAAAGCCGATAGAGTACGAGGAAAGAAAGAGCCCTGTCGCGGTTAAAATCCGCGGTGAAGAGGTCAGAGGCGAGAACTGGACGCGGGCAATGCTCTACTCCTACGAGCACATCTCGGACACACTTTCCAGGATGAAGGGGATAAGCGTGGACATAGAGCCCTTCACATTTCTCATGCTCCTGCGGTACCACAGAAAAGCCTTCGAGGAAACCGTTGGCCTTCTCCAGGGGTTTGATGCCGTTCCGACAACGCCCTTCCACCCGATAGTTCCCCACCTCGACGAGTTTGAACAGAGAATCCTTGCAAAGGTTTCCTTCGACTTCTACACCCCTTTCACCGGTGAGAAGGACGTCATCGGCTACTGGCTTCCTGAGGCGGTGATAACCCGGAAAAGCGCTTCCATAGTTGAGTCCTCGACGGACAAAAGGCTCGTCTTCCTCTTAGACGAGAGACAGCTCCTCTATGACTTTCCGCAGGCCAAGCACTCCTGCAACCGCTATGGAAATTCCTTCGTCTTTGGGAGGGAGTGGCGCATAAGCGATGCTTTCGCCTTCAACACCCTCGACGTTCCTGGGTTAGTTTCAGCTACCCTCGCCTACCGCGACGACTACAAGGAGAACCTCGGCGTTCCCTATCTTCTCTTCACAGCCAGCGACCTCGAGAGTCTCCTCGGAAACCCTGCTCAACTTGACCGCTTCACCGCATGGATGGGGGGCCTTGAAGAGAACGGCGTCGAGCGCGTCTCGGCGATGGAGTTTGTCAGGAAAAAGCTCTCCGGGGAGTTCAGGCGCCTCGACGGCGAATGCTCATTCGAGATGGGAGTTAAAGACTACTCCGCATGGAGCGACTACTTTGATTTAAGCCTCGACGGCAAGACGAGCGATTCGAGGTGGCTCGGCTATCGCAGGGCCGATGGAAAGGTCTTCGCGAGGGAAGTGAAGGGAAGAAAGGTGAGCCAGGTCTGGAAGGTAGCCTTCACGAGGCTCTTCGAGGAACTAAACCGGTTTGTGAGACTCGGCGTGCTGAAGGGCCTTGAAGATCTCGGTGTTGGTTCTCAAAACGCCGAGGAGTTCCTCGTCCGCTACGCGAGGGTCTTCTTCAGGGACTACTACGATTACTTTGGGGTGGAGACCTCGCTCGGCTACGTCCTCGAACCCGTGAACGGCGATAGAGAGGCCCTCAAACTTGGAAGGGCCTACTACCTGATGCTCCTCGCCAACCACTCCTGCCCGCGCTTCTGGGAGAACCTCGACACGCGCGTTTCCTTTGGCAATGTCTCAGCAATAGCCAAGGCCATTATCGAGCTTATGAGATATTTTGACGGCAGCGAAACCAAGAGCATCTTCATAGAGGCCTACCTGAGGCTCCTCAACTTCGAAGGCCTTCACCACCTCTGGGACCTCGGCTCGATGGAGGGCCTTGAGGGATGGGAAACAACTGAGAATGCCTGGAGCGAGGCGCTTAAACCGGAGGTTCCCAACAGCGGCTATAACGTCGTCACGAGGGCGGCCCTCTACGTCGGGAAGCGCGATCTGCGGGGCGAGCTTCGTTCTCTTATCGAGCCCTACAACCTCGAGTGGGCCGTCGCCGACACCGGCCACATACCAGGTGAGGTTCACGGCCACTGGGAAAATTCGGAGTGGTGTGAACACAGAAACTGA
- the cca gene encoding CCA tRNA nucleotidyltransferase yields MDAESVIKEVLQQIRPTEEERAFIENLMRELEELAVETIEELGLDVKPYFVGSLAKDTYLAGDHDVDLFLAFPLETPLEELREKGLELGKAMAERLDSYEIAYAEHPYVRARYRGVSVDLVPCYDVKSWKDVRTAVDRSILHTEWVNENIRGKNDEVRLLKRFLKGINAYGSEIYVRGFSGYLAEILVIKYGSFLEVLEKADFILRQKIIDPGNWLKREYETAMNTVKREADEDRPLIVIDPVDPRRNVAANLGWERYGIFYFKAMKFLEEPSTKFFFPEKPRAGNYLDELRRKGTHLVVLAFEKPDLVDDLLLPQLERSARGFEKALEREGFRVFGWDYGYSGDKAFIMLELDRVERERVTIKPGPEFFTERGLDFYRKNERVWVRGKRLYAEKRVKENIVDVISELLEKNQVALGKGIREMIKLADVLADYAPKELEQSAYLFLSREKWNLK; encoded by the coding sequence ATGGACGCCGAGTCCGTCATCAAGGAAGTCCTACAGCAAATCAGGCCAACAGAAGAAGAGAGAGCCTTCATCGAGAACCTGATGAGGGAACTTGAGGAGCTCGCCGTGGAGACCATTGAGGAGCTCGGCCTCGACGTTAAGCCCTACTTCGTCGGCTCCCTCGCGAAGGACACTTATCTCGCTGGAGACCACGACGTTGACCTTTTCTTGGCTTTTCCGCTCGAAACTCCCCTTGAAGAGCTCCGGGAGAAAGGCCTGGAGCTCGGAAAGGCCATGGCCGAGAGGCTCGACTCCTATGAGATTGCCTACGCGGAGCATCCGTACGTGAGGGCGCGATATAGAGGGGTGAGCGTTGATCTGGTGCCCTGCTACGACGTTAAGAGCTGGAAGGACGTCAGGACGGCCGTCGACCGCTCGATACTCCACACGGAGTGGGTGAACGAGAACATCAGGGGAAAAAACGATGAAGTCCGCCTCCTCAAGCGCTTTTTGAAGGGTATTAACGCCTACGGTAGTGAAATTTACGTGCGCGGTTTCTCGGGCTACCTTGCCGAGATTCTGGTTATAAAATACGGCTCATTCCTGGAGGTCCTTGAAAAGGCCGACTTCATACTGAGGCAGAAGATAATCGACCCCGGAAACTGGCTCAAGCGCGAGTACGAAACCGCAATGAACACCGTCAAGAGGGAAGCCGATGAGGACAGGCCGCTTATAGTCATAGACCCCGTCGATCCGAGGAGGAACGTCGCGGCAAACCTGGGCTGGGAGCGATATGGGATTTTTTATTTCAAAGCAATGAAATTCCTTGAGGAGCCCTCGACGAAGTTTTTCTTCCCCGAGAAACCTAGGGCAGGGAACTACCTGGATGAGCTCAGGAGGAAGGGAACCCACCTTGTGGTGCTGGCCTTCGAGAAGCCGGACTTAGTAGACGACCTCCTCCTGCCTCAGCTCGAAAGGAGCGCGCGGGGTTTTGAGAAGGCCCTGGAACGGGAAGGCTTCAGAGTCTTTGGTTGGGATTACGGGTACTCAGGCGATAAAGCATTCATAATGCTCGAACTCGATAGGGTTGAACGTGAGAGGGTAACGATAAAGCCCGGCCCGGAGTTCTTCACCGAGAGGGGGCTGGACTTCTACAGGAAAAACGAAAGGGTCTGGGTGAGGGGGAAGCGGCTCTACGCGGAGAAGAGGGTGAAAGAGAACATCGTCGACGTTATCTCAGAGCTCCTCGAAAAGAACCAAGTGGCCCTGGGCAAGGGGATTCGAGAAATGATAAAACTGGCGGATGTCTTAGCAGACTACGCTCCCAAGGAGCTGGAGCAGAGCGCGTATCTCTTCCTGAGCAGAGAGAAGTGGAACCTGAAGTAG